The following are encoded in a window of Scophthalmus maximus strain ysfricsl-2021 chromosome 6, ASM2237912v1, whole genome shotgun sequence genomic DNA:
- the LOC124850052 gene encoding LOW QUALITY PROTEIN: solute carrier family 45 member 3 (The sequence of the model RefSeq protein was modified relative to this genomic sequence to represent the inferred CDS: deleted 1 base in 1 codon): protein MVLEPGGSSLLNSAFPAVDWRQTRVGTYLGGQEAFIYTLLTFLFLGCLVTAIFIPEETGNRRREAKTADYSPLKSRRGTYCPDLFRHWLQGFHAEFCPFSSLTSWARGFTKGVPGVRMASLRLFLQTEVQLLCSVGMGRWVALLGARVVNISGVALLALAAAAAMSRSDGVTAVTRTVAVTGHMLCVLEVVPYTLLRLHHSNGHVGFFSPHPVQDLVCSTKVMTQSLPSRLTSSGDVTSVGLPHTSLIQGEDGRGEAGCTPARQRGMCYDVVILNSAFLVSQVLPAIFLRLVVQLVNSVRAHAASACRFSLLALPCSASVLYGLADLQPSLQQDHQMYSST, encoded by the exons ATGGTGCTCG AACCTGGAGGGTCGTCGTTGTTAAACTCTGCGTTTCCTGCTGTGGACTGGAGGCAAACACGCGTAGGAACATACCTGGGAGGCCAGGAGGCCTTCATCTACACCCTactcaccttcctcttcctcggctGCCTCGTCACTGCCATCTTCATCCCAGAGGAGACtggaaacagaaggagagaggcaAAGACGGCGGACTACAGCCCTTTAAAGAGCCGGAGGGGCACGTACTGCCCTGACCTATTCCGGCACTGGCTTCAGGGTTTCCACGCTGAGTTTTGTCCCTTTTCTTCACTGACTTCATGGGCGAGGGGTTTTACCAAGGGGGTGCCAG GTGTGCGTATGGCCAGTCTGCGGCTCTTCCTGCAG ACGGAAGTGCAGTTGTTGTGCTCGGTGGGGATGGGCCGCTGGGTTGCACTGTTGGGAGCCAGGGTGGTGAACATCTCCGGTGTGGCCCTGCTGGCgttggccgccgccgccgccatgaGCCGGTCAGACGGCGTGACAGCCGTCACCCGCACGGTCGCCGTGACGGGCCACATGCTCTGCGTCCTCGAGGTCGTGCCGTACACACTGCTGCGCCTCCATCACTCGAACGGACATGTCGg GTTTTTCTCACCACATCCGGTCCAAGACCTTGTTTGCTCGACGAAAGTGATGACCCAGAGTTTACCCAGCCGGCTGACTTCATCAGGGGACGTCACCTCTGTCGGGTTGCCCCACACTTCCCTGATTCAGGGTGAAGATGGGAGAGGTGAAGCGGGCTGCACACCAGCCCGCCAGAGAGGGATGTGTTATGACGTCGTGATACTGAACAGTGCCTTCCTGGTCTCACAG GTGCTGCCGGCAATATTCCTCCGCTTGGTAGTGCAGCTGGTGAACAGCGTGCGGGCCCACGCGGCCTCCGCCTGCCGCTTCAGCCTGCTGGCGTTGCCCTGCTCCGCCAGCGTCCTCTACGGCCTCGCCGACCTGCAGCCGTCTCTCCAGCAAGACCATCAGATGTACAGCAGCACATGA